From a single Hymenobacter sp. YIM 151500-1 genomic region:
- the nth gene encoding endonuclease III produces the protein MRTPERFRHFIDYFTSHFPEPETELTYANPYELLVAVVLSAQCTDKRVNQVTPPLFRQFPTPAHLAAASADDVLPFIRSVSYPNNKAKHLAGLGRLLVSDFGGEVPSSIEELQRLPGVGRKTANVIVSVIYNQPAMAVDTHVFRVSHRLGLVPRTATTPLAVEKTLVRYIPKELIPKAHHWLILHGRYICVARQPKCGICPLKSWCKYYEQVVSKHPEKAASAQSKRVSSQTTPVDGHNLV, from the coding sequence ATGCGCACGCCCGAGCGGTTCCGCCACTTTATTGACTACTTCACTTCCCACTTTCCCGAGCCGGAAACCGAGCTGACGTATGCCAACCCCTACGAGCTGCTCGTGGCCGTGGTGCTCAGCGCCCAGTGCACCGACAAGCGGGTAAACCAAGTGACACCTCCTCTGTTCCGGCAATTCCCGACGCCGGCTCACCTAGCCGCAGCCTCCGCTGACGACGTCTTGCCGTTTATCCGCAGCGTCTCCTACCCCAACAACAAAGCCAAGCACCTGGCTGGCCTGGGCCGCTTGCTGGTGTCGGATTTTGGGGGCGAGGTGCCTAGCAGTATTGAGGAGCTGCAACGCCTGCCGGGCGTAGGACGCAAAACTGCTAACGTCATCGTGTCGGTGATTTACAACCAACCGGCAATGGCCGTGGATACGCACGTATTCCGGGTGTCGCACCGGCTAGGGCTGGTGCCGCGCACTGCCACCACGCCTCTAGCTGTAGAAAAGACCCTCGTGCGCTACATTCCGAAGGAATTGATTCCTAAAGCCCACCACTGGCTGATTCTGCACGGCCGCTACATCTGCGTAGCGCGCCAGCCGAAATGCGGCATCTGTCCGCTTAAAAGCTGGTGCAAGTACTACGAGCAGGTGGTTAGCAAACATCCTGAAAAAGCTGCTTCAGCTCAGTCCAAGCGTGTTTCCAGCCAAACTACACCAGTGGATGGGCACAACTTAGTATAA
- a CDS encoding DinB family protein produces the protein MTKNMTRSVIIASRLREVLLDGHWIANTNYKEQILSVDWQQAVQKVSSLNTIAALTYHINYYLAGLLNAFENGKLEIRDKYSFDLPPVESERDWNNLVAVFLYNSNKFVSMVEKMKDNILDQPFVDEKYGSYLRNIEGVIEHSYYHLGQISLIRKMILQT, from the coding sequence ATGACAAAGAATATGACAAGAAGCGTAATCATTGCGAGCCGGCTTCGTGAAGTGTTACTTGATGGACATTGGATTGCAAACACAAATTACAAAGAGCAAATATTAAGTGTGGATTGGCAGCAAGCAGTTCAAAAAGTCAGCAGTTTAAATACTATTGCAGCTCTAACGTATCATATAAACTACTACCTCGCTGGGCTATTGAATGCATTTGAAAACGGGAAACTTGAAATCAGAGATAAATACAGTTTCGACCTTCCGCCAGTAGAATCAGAAAGGGATTGGAATAACTTAGTAGCAGTATTTCTATATAACTCAAACAAGTTCGTGAGCATGGTTGAAAAGATGAAAGATAATATTCTAGATCAACCGTTTGTAGATGAAAAGTACGGAAGCTATCTACGCAATATTGAAGGTGTTATTGAGCACAGCTATTATCATTTAGGACAAATTTCTTTGATACGAAAAATGATACTACAAACTTAA
- a CDS encoding putative quinol monooxygenase: MKHFLTILLALLSHGIVSAQNTTIMIRISEIEIDPNYLEEYKAILQKESQASVRLEPGVISIYPMYQKDNPTQVRILEIYATREAYESHLKTPHFLTYKTTTLKMVKSLKLIDMEAIDPGNMPTIFRKLQDK; encoded by the coding sequence ATGAAGCATTTTCTGACCATACTATTGGCTCTTCTTTCGCATGGTATTGTTTCTGCTCAGAATACTACCATAATGATTCGCATATCAGAAATAGAAATCGACCCAAATTATCTTGAAGAATACAAAGCAATTCTACAAAAAGAGTCTCAAGCATCTGTGAGATTAGAACCAGGTGTTATTTCTATTTACCCGATGTACCAAAAGGACAATCCAACGCAGGTGAGAATCCTGGAAATATACGCTACCAGGGAAGCGTATGAATCTCATTTGAAGACACCGCATTTTTTAACGTATAAAACTACAACCCTTAAAATGGTCAAGTCATTGAAGCTTATTGATATGGAAGCAATAGACCCCGGAAATATGCCTACGATATTTCGCAAGCTACAAGATAAATAA
- a CDS encoding DUF1905 domain-containing protein, with protein MPTEFLNTTVTLEKFPGKGGWTYAPLTGFDRVSQTHFGMQKVSGWLDEVELPTATLMPMGQGRLFLPINAALRKQLGKQAGDAVHLRLFAADDAAAAAVSLLDFEECLADTPAALRTFRALAPAQQQSWVAWVAAAADEQQVLRVEKACVLLAQGATERPPRG; from the coding sequence ATGCCCACCGAATTCCTTAACACCACCGTTACGCTGGAGAAATTTCCGGGTAAGGGCGGCTGGACTTACGCTCCGCTGACTGGCTTCGACCGGGTTTCCCAAACTCATTTTGGGATGCAGAAGGTCAGCGGCTGGCTGGATGAGGTGGAGCTGCCCACTGCTACGCTCATGCCCATGGGCCAGGGCCGCTTGTTTCTGCCCATAAATGCTGCCTTGCGCAAGCAGCTAGGCAAGCAGGCCGGCGACGCTGTGCACCTGCGCCTGTTTGCGGCCGACGACGCGGCGGCTGCGGCCGTTTCGCTGCTTGATTTTGAAGAGTGCCTGGCCGACACTCCCGCCGCCCTCCGCACTTTCCGGGCCCTGGCGCCAGCGCAGCAGCAGAGCTGGGTGGCGTGGGTGGCTGCCGCTGCCGATGAGCAGCAGGTCCTACGTGTCGAAAAAGCCTGTGTTCTGCTGGCTCAGGGTGCCACCGAGCGGCCGCCGCGCGGCTAA
- the gldB gene encoding gliding motility lipoprotein GldB — MHIPARLRTQLAALSAAVLVLFTACNRHDDQCELDPNVAKVPVQVQVERLEKSFFQIQTPADAERFVREHGLFARQALQSQQYPAGMLSATLTRLASNTELRKLGQQADTTFRTEQLEQELKPMFQHIRYSFPDFRVPPVKTFVSGLSQDLFVNDSLIAISTDFFVGPEAVYRPNVPRYILRRYTPEHVLPTLALAISNKYNKKELTNQTMLGEMVQFGKSLYFAERMLPCTPDSLLMGYTDKEMAGVVFNEGKIWAHFVEKNLLYNTAPFTVQKYVGERPNIPEIDKTCPGRVGAWVGWQIVRKYMAEHPNVTLKQLMAERNAQRILSESRYRPKPRRAER; from the coding sequence ATGCACATTCCTGCCCGACTACGAACCCAGCTGGCCGCCCTAAGCGCGGCCGTACTGGTGCTTTTCACCGCCTGCAACCGCCACGACGACCAGTGCGAGCTGGACCCGAACGTGGCCAAAGTACCCGTGCAGGTGCAGGTAGAGCGGCTGGAAAAATCCTTCTTCCAGATTCAGACGCCCGCCGACGCCGAGCGGTTTGTGCGGGAACACGGGCTGTTTGCCCGCCAGGCTTTGCAGAGCCAGCAGTACCCGGCCGGTATGCTCAGCGCCACCCTCACGCGCCTGGCCTCCAACACCGAACTGCGCAAGCTGGGCCAGCAGGCCGACACCACGTTCCGGACCGAACAGCTGGAGCAAGAGCTGAAACCCATGTTTCAGCACATCCGGTACAGTTTTCCGGATTTTCGAGTGCCGCCCGTGAAGACGTTTGTGAGTGGGCTGAGCCAGGATCTGTTCGTGAATGACAGCCTGATTGCCATCAGCACCGACTTCTTCGTGGGCCCGGAGGCGGTATACCGGCCCAACGTGCCGCGCTACATTCTGCGCCGCTACACCCCGGAGCACGTGCTACCCACGCTGGCCCTGGCTATCAGCAACAAGTACAACAAAAAGGAGCTGACCAACCAAACTATGCTCGGCGAGATGGTGCAGTTTGGCAAGTCGCTCTACTTTGCCGAGCGGATGCTACCCTGTACGCCCGACTCCCTGCTCATGGGCTACACCGACAAAGAAATGGCCGGCGTGGTCTTCAACGAAGGCAAAATCTGGGCCCACTTCGTTGAGAAAAACCTGCTCTACAACACAGCTCCGTTCACGGTGCAGAAGTACGTGGGCGAGCGGCCCAACATTCCGGAAATCGACAAAACCTGCCCTGGTCGGGTAGGGGCCTGGGTGGGCTGGCAGATTGTGCGCAAGTACATGGCCGAGCACCCCAACGTGACGCTGAAGCAGCTCATGGCCGAACGCAACGCCCAGCGCATCCTCTCCGAATCCCGCTACCGCCCCAAGCCCCGCCGGGCGGAACGGTAG
- a CDS encoding DUF6799 domain-containing protein has translation MLLPSLLSPLRCFLVGLMLLGSTALSALAQQTTPAPRLKDGVYRRSGKLLRLQGGRVTPLTQPLALGNGFTVYPNGTLVGPKGGRRQLANGQAVNLQGHVVSFRDDMLSAQAIEDHDRRTTGARPTTLVVPAREVVPVDLVARLRHTQERLHHLQQLSALLAARASAAAADPISADVAALDGRIQELSRQLQAK, from the coding sequence ATGCTGCTTCCTTCCCTGCTCTCCCCGCTACGTTGCTTTCTTGTTGGACTGATGCTGCTGGGCAGCACGGCCCTGTCTGCTCTGGCCCAGCAAACCACCCCGGCGCCCCGGCTGAAAGACGGCGTGTACCGCCGCAGCGGCAAGCTGCTTCGGTTACAGGGCGGACGGGTTACGCCCCTTACGCAGCCGCTTGCCTTGGGCAATGGCTTTACGGTTTATCCCAACGGTACATTGGTAGGCCCTAAGGGTGGTCGTCGGCAGTTGGCCAACGGGCAGGCCGTCAACCTCCAGGGTCACGTGGTAAGCTTCCGCGACGATATGCTGTCGGCGCAGGCCATTGAAGACCACGACCGCCGCACCACGGGCGCCCGGCCCACTACCCTTGTAGTGCCGGCCCGCGAGGTGGTGCCGGTTGACTTGGTGGCCCGCCTGCGCCACACCCAAGAACGCTTACACCACTTGCAGCAGCTGTCGGCCTTGCTGGCGGCCCGGGCCTCTGCCGCAGCCGCAGATCCTATCTCCGCCGACGTTGCCGCCCTCGACGGCCGCATTCAGGAATTAAGCCGGCAGCTCCAGGCTAAGTAG
- a CDS encoding alpha/beta hydrolase family protein: MKKTLLVLWWIVLLAVTSFHSWATPRRADDPPAALNGQWKGPLKVPGGELTLIITLVPLSNGSYYAALDAPQQRISRMPAEVEVKGNDITLRIEQAGSRFVGKVKDGGATFDGTWTQPGMSVPLTLRRASAPAMANGKVRLTPPYREEEVVFTNAAAKIRLAGTLTIPAGPGPFPAVALLSDSGPQDRDAEQQDYRMFGMLADHLTRRGIAVLRFDDRGVGKSQGNYLTATTADLVADAQAAMSFLRARNLVDPQQIGLIGHGEGANVALLAAADHAPAKPAFVVSLAGYGLPGREVLVRQQVEIMRLIGANPAQVKAALDLHDRMINIIRQTPNDAQARGKVAAALRLNNTDIDPQMARARAAQLTSPWSRYFLDFDPVRKLSNVKCPVLLLSGTADLQVDPAQHMAPLKRGLKHSNVTADRLSGINHWFQPDPQDWPLVNGVQQPTFAPKALDVVREWVFENTTRPQPLPITEKRPKPVKGARKSTKTAQASR, encoded by the coding sequence ATGAAGAAAACTCTACTTGTGTTGTGGTGGATTGTGCTGTTGGCGGTGACATCGTTCCATAGCTGGGCCACCCCTCGCCGGGCCGACGACCCACCTGCTGCCCTGAACGGGCAGTGGAAAGGCCCGCTTAAGGTGCCCGGTGGCGAACTGACGCTTATCATTACCCTGGTGCCTTTGTCCAACGGCTCGTACTACGCCGCGCTGGATGCTCCGCAGCAGCGCATCAGCCGCATGCCAGCCGAAGTAGAAGTGAAAGGAAACGATATTACCCTGCGCATTGAGCAGGCTGGCAGCCGGTTTGTGGGCAAGGTAAAGGACGGCGGCGCCACGTTTGACGGCACCTGGACCCAGCCGGGCATGTCGGTGCCGCTGACCCTGCGCCGGGCGTCGGCTCCGGCCATGGCCAACGGTAAAGTGCGCCTCACGCCGCCTTACCGCGAGGAAGAGGTGGTATTCACGAATGCCGCCGCTAAAATCCGGCTGGCGGGCACGCTTACCATTCCGGCCGGGCCCGGCCCCTTCCCCGCCGTGGCCCTGCTCTCCGACTCTGGCCCCCAGGACCGGGACGCCGAGCAGCAGGACTACCGCATGTTTGGCATGCTGGCCGACCACCTCACCCGCCGCGGCATTGCCGTGCTACGCTTCGACGACCGGGGCGTGGGCAAGTCGCAGGGCAACTATCTGACGGCTACCACCGCCGACCTGGTGGCCGACGCCCAGGCGGCCATGTCCTTTCTGCGGGCCCGCAACCTGGTAGACCCCCAGCAAATTGGCTTGATTGGGCACGGCGAAGGCGCCAACGTGGCCCTGCTGGCTGCCGCCGACCACGCTCCCGCCAAGCCGGCCTTTGTGGTGTCGTTGGCGGGCTATGGGCTGCCGGGCCGCGAAGTGCTGGTGCGCCAGCAGGTGGAGATTATGCGTCTGATTGGGGCCAATCCGGCCCAGGTAAAAGCCGCCCTCGACTTGCACGACCGGATGATTAACATCATCCGCCAAACCCCGAACGATGCCCAGGCCCGCGGCAAGGTGGCCGCCGCCCTGCGCCTCAATAACACCGACATCGACCCGCAGATGGCCCGCGCCCGCGCCGCCCAGCTTACCTCGCCCTGGTCGCGCTACTTCCTCGATTTCGACCCGGTCCGCAAGCTCTCCAACGTGAAGTGCCCCGTGCTGCTGCTCAGCGGTACCGCCGACCTGCAAGTGGACCCCGCCCAGCACATGGCCCCGCTGAAGCGAGGCCTGAAGCACAGCAACGTCACCGCCGACCGGCTAAGCGGCATCAACCACTGGTTTCAGCCCGACCCGCAAGACTGGCCTCTGGTGAACGGTGTGCAGCAGCCTACTTTCGCCCCCAAAGCTCTGGATGTAGTACGCGAATGGGTATTTGAGAATACCACCCGACCCCAGCCGCTGCCCATCACCGAGAAACGGCCGAAACCGGTGAAAGGCGCCCGTAAATCAACGAAAACGGCCCAGGCCAGCCGCTAA
- a CDS encoding porin family protein: MKKALLALIFSGATLGAASAQVEIGLKVSPSITSLRVDSPSDYGFRNEGSRAGIGGGVIVDYFFGQNYAFSSGLFLTGKGGTVSYFDDATRSRQQQKFGLQYLEVPVTVKLFTNDVATDTKLYFQVGGSLNAALAGKINDQKFYKDPGNGNAETKAYKHIILPDAALLGSFGVEYQLGQSTKLLAGVTYKRGILNIDRYFDNTRKFRDVTIKNSEVALDLGIKF, from the coding sequence ATGAAAAAAGCCCTGCTTGCCCTTATTTTCAGTGGTGCTACCCTCGGGGCGGCCTCGGCCCAGGTTGAAATCGGCCTGAAAGTGTCGCCCTCCATTACCTCTCTGCGTGTCGACTCTCCTTCTGACTATGGCTTCCGGAATGAAGGCAGCCGGGCCGGCATCGGGGGCGGCGTCATCGTCGATTACTTCTTCGGCCAGAACTACGCCTTTAGCTCCGGCCTGTTCCTGACCGGCAAAGGCGGCACCGTTTCTTACTTCGACGACGCCACCCGCAGCCGCCAGCAGCAGAAGTTTGGCCTGCAATACCTCGAGGTGCCCGTTACGGTGAAGCTGTTCACCAACGACGTAGCCACCGATACTAAGCTGTATTTCCAGGTAGGCGGTTCTTTGAACGCCGCTCTGGCCGGCAAAATCAACGACCAAAAATTCTACAAGGACCCTGGCAACGGCAACGCCGAAACCAAAGCCTACAAGCACATTATCCTGCCCGATGCGGCCTTGCTGGGCTCCTTCGGAGTGGAGTACCAGCTGGGCCAAAGCACCAAGCTCCTGGCCGGCGTCACCTACAAGCGCGGCATCCTCAACATCGACCGGTACTTCGACAACACCCGCAAATTCCGCGACGTAACCATCAAAAACAGCGAAGTAGCCCTGGATTTGGGCATTAAGTTTTAA
- a CDS encoding glycosyltransferase family 4 protein has protein sequence MHIAVFSQYHTNPDCPATSRHYSLLAQMARQHRVTLITTRTWERQRLTREFAWVPEGVELRAADVAYDNTMGVARRALAFGQYAAYSLREGLRIDRPDVIWGISTPLTAAWAAAQVARLRRVPWVFEVQDLWPAFPIAMEAVPSRLAQRQLYALEKSLYHSARHVLPLSPDMTAYVRGLGVPEGKLTTVLNGTDLDLAARATPEAVAALRRQEGLDGQRVVLYAGTFGRANDIPTLVAAAEQLASRCPEVVWLFMGHGYDEPLVRAAAARCSSIRLVSPQPRHAVFSWFRLAEVSVVSFLGLPVLDANSPAKFYDSLAVGTPVVVTNQGWTKTLVEKHGCGWYSPASDAAALALQLEKVLQAPAQLQAAGQAGREVASRYFDRQQIGTTIQAILEQVAP, from the coding sequence ATGCACATTGCCGTCTTCAGCCAGTACCACACGAACCCCGACTGTCCTGCTACCAGTCGGCACTACTCGTTGCTGGCGCAGATGGCCCGGCAGCACCGCGTGACGCTGATTACGACCCGCACCTGGGAGCGGCAGCGCCTGACGCGGGAGTTTGCCTGGGTGCCGGAAGGTGTGGAGCTGCGCGCCGCCGATGTGGCCTACGACAACACCATGGGCGTGGCTCGGCGGGCCCTGGCCTTTGGGCAGTACGCCGCGTACTCGCTGCGGGAAGGACTGCGCATCGACCGGCCCGACGTTATCTGGGGCATCAGTACGCCGCTGACTGCGGCCTGGGCGGCGGCGCAGGTGGCCCGGCTGCGGCGGGTGCCGTGGGTGTTTGAGGTGCAGGACCTGTGGCCGGCCTTCCCCATTGCCATGGAAGCCGTGCCCAGCCGGCTAGCCCAGCGGCAGCTGTATGCCCTGGAAAAAAGCCTGTATCACTCGGCGCGCCACGTGCTGCCCCTTTCGCCCGATATGACGGCTTACGTGCGCGGCTTGGGCGTTCCGGAAGGCAAGCTCACCACCGTGCTCAACGGCACCGACCTGGACCTGGCCGCCCGCGCCACTCCGGAGGCGGTGGCCGCGCTTCGGCGTCAGGAAGGGCTAGACGGCCAGCGCGTGGTCCTGTACGCCGGTACTTTTGGCCGCGCCAACGACATTCCAACTCTGGTAGCCGCGGCAGAGCAACTGGCCTCCCGCTGCCCGGAGGTGGTGTGGCTGTTCATGGGCCACGGCTACGACGAGCCGCTGGTGCGGGCAGCTGCGGCCCGCTGCTCCAGTATCCGGCTGGTATCTCCGCAGCCACGGCACGCGGTGTTCAGCTGGTTCCGGCTGGCGGAGGTATCCGTGGTGTCGTTTCTGGGCCTGCCGGTGCTCGATGCCAACTCACCCGCCAAGTTTTACGACAGCCTGGCGGTAGGCACACCCGTGGTAGTTACTAACCAGGGCTGGACGAAGACGCTGGTGGAAAAGCACGGCTGCGGCTGGTATTCGCCGGCTAGTGATGCCGCCGCCCTAGCCTTGCAGCTAGAAAAAGTGCTGCAAGCTCCCGCTCAACTACAGGCCGCTGGACAAGCCGGGCGTGAGGTTGCCAGCAGATATTTTGACCGGCAGCAAATTGGCACGACAATACAGGCCATTTTGGAGCAAGTAGCACCCTAA
- a CDS encoding MFS transporter, with protein sequence MSSAAAPDASRHDPYAALRVPDFRRLISARVCLVVATQIQGVVVSWQMFKLTNDPLALGLIGLAEAIPSIVVSLYAGHVADSVRRKNIIVAAVTLLLLCSVALWLLTQPVGSWLLAKDQLYTLPLYAVIFVSGVARGFLGPALFSFMPQLLPDRERLANAITWNSTTWQASAVLGPAVGGLLYAHLGIDVAYGVDVALMALSLLLFASIAGRPLPVVEGEKPSLKESLLTGVQFIFQNQIVLAALSLDLFAVLFGGAVALLPIFADKILHAGADGLGYLRAAPAVGSVLMAVLLTYFPLRRYAGRKLLWAVAGFGLATIGFALSTSFALSLFLLFLTGVFDSVSVIVRSTLLHTFTPEHMKGRVSAVNNIFIGSSNEIGSFESGAAAKLMGVVPSVVFGGMITLVVVAVTALRANQLRRLDLTPTSQKA encoded by the coding sequence ATGTCCTCCGCTGCTGCTCCCGACGCCTCTCGCCACGACCCGTACGCCGCCCTGCGCGTGCCTGATTTCCGGCGCCTCATCAGCGCCCGGGTGTGCCTGGTAGTAGCCACCCAGATTCAGGGCGTGGTGGTGAGCTGGCAGATGTTCAAGCTCACTAACGACCCGCTGGCCCTGGGCCTGATTGGGCTGGCCGAAGCCATTCCCAGCATTGTGGTGTCGCTCTACGCCGGGCACGTGGCCGACTCGGTGCGGCGCAAGAACATTATCGTGGCGGCCGTGACCCTGCTGCTCCTGTGCTCCGTGGCCCTATGGTTGCTCACCCAGCCGGTGGGCAGCTGGCTGCTGGCCAAAGACCAGCTATACACGCTGCCCCTGTACGCCGTGATTTTCGTGAGCGGGGTGGCGCGGGGCTTCCTGGGGCCGGCGCTGTTTTCCTTTATGCCCCAGCTGCTGCCCGACCGGGAGCGGCTGGCCAACGCCATTACCTGGAACAGCACCACCTGGCAGGCCTCGGCGGTGCTGGGCCCGGCCGTGGGCGGGCTGCTGTACGCTCACCTGGGAATCGACGTGGCCTATGGCGTGGACGTGGCCCTCATGGCCCTGTCGTTGCTGCTGTTTGCCAGCATTGCCGGTCGCCCGCTGCCAGTAGTGGAGGGTGAAAAGCCCAGCCTGAAAGAAAGCCTGCTGACGGGCGTGCAGTTCATTTTTCAGAATCAGATTGTGCTGGCGGCCTTGTCGCTGGACCTGTTTGCGGTGCTGTTTGGCGGGGCCGTGGCCCTACTGCCCATCTTCGCCGACAAAATCCTGCATGCTGGCGCCGATGGGCTGGGCTACCTGCGGGCCGCGCCGGCCGTGGGCTCGGTACTGATGGCGGTGCTGCTCACCTACTTTCCGCTGCGGCGCTACGCGGGCCGCAAGCTGCTGTGGGCCGTGGCGGGCTTCGGGCTGGCTACCATTGGGTTTGCCTTGTCTACCAGCTTCGCGTTGTCGTTGTTTCTGCTGTTCCTGACTGGCGTGTTCGACTCGGTATCGGTGATTGTGCGCTCTACGCTGCTGCACACCTTCACGCCGGAGCACATGAAGGGCCGGGTGTCGGCCGTGAACAACATCTTTATCGGCTCGTCCAACGAAATCGGCTCGTTTGAGTCGGGAGCAGCGGCCAAGCTCATGGGCGTAGTACCCTCGGTAGTGTTTGGGGGGATGATAACGCTAGTGGTGGTGGCCGTAACCGCCCTGCGCGCCAACCAGCTGCGCCGCTTGGACCTCACGCCCACGTCTCAGAAGGCGTAG
- a CDS encoding RNA polymerase sigma factor, with protein sequence METMQPSDSALISLYIAGQEDAFAHLLERHKARVFTTIMLIVRDEDVAEDLLQDTFIKAIHTMKSGRYNEEGKFSSWICRIAHNLAIDCFRREKRSPLLNLDTTSHAFNSLSLAEEGAEAALTREETHARLRELIQELPAAQKEVLIMRHYGDMSFQEIADATGVSINTALGRMRYALINLRKKMAAQPVFYDSNFTPRDATPVRVQRIAG encoded by the coding sequence ATGGAAACCATGCAGCCGAGCGACTCCGCTCTGATTTCGCTCTACATTGCCGGCCAAGAAGATGCCTTTGCTCACTTGCTTGAGCGGCACAAAGCCCGCGTCTTTACCACCATCATGCTGATTGTGCGCGACGAAGACGTGGCCGAAGACCTGCTGCAAGACACATTTATCAAGGCTATCCACACGATGAAAAGTGGACGCTACAACGAGGAAGGGAAATTCTCGTCGTGGATTTGCCGGATTGCGCACAATCTGGCCATTGACTGCTTCCGCCGCGAAAAACGCAGTCCTTTGTTGAACCTCGACACAACAAGTCACGCCTTCAACTCGTTGTCGTTGGCAGAAGAAGGTGCTGAAGCGGCGCTAACGCGGGAAGAAACCCACGCGCGGCTTCGGGAGCTGATTCAGGAGCTGCCCGCGGCGCAGAAAGAAGTCCTGATCATGCGTCACTACGGCGACATGAGCTTTCAGGAAATTGCCGATGCAACGGGGGTCAGCATTAATACGGCGCTGGGGCGGATGCGCTATGCGCTGATCAACCTGCGGAAAAAAATGGCCGCGCAACCCGTTTTCTATGATTCAAACTTTACCCCACGAGACGCTACTCCGGTACGTGTACAACGAATTGCCGGCTGA
- a CDS encoding TolB-like translocation protein, which produces MRLQFSRIGWLSGLAAVLPHLLWAQARMLAPDTLSNGGVFGLTLNAAGDEAYSVSSSKGREQLRIMTARRVAGRWQTPVVASFSGRYRDIDPILSPDGRRLFFNSDRPVQGDVAKKDFDVWVLDRDAAGSWSAPQRVGAPVSTDSVSEFYASPSREGTLYFTANRKDGRGRNDLYVARWQKTGYAAPENLAGLNTAASESNPYISPDGSILLFFSDRPGGAGDSDLYISYREKGQWSAPQNLGRAVNTAAGEFCPFVSADGKTLYFSRQVRQAGGIAAENLYYIRTQELPLNAKRWKRAFR; this is translated from the coding sequence ATGCGTCTACAATTCTCTAGAATTGGGTGGCTCAGCGGCTTGGCTGCTGTGCTGCCGCACCTGCTCTGGGCTCAAGCCCGAATGCTGGCGCCCGACACGCTTTCTAACGGCGGTGTGTTTGGCCTGACGCTCAACGCGGCTGGTGATGAAGCGTATTCCGTCAGCTCCAGCAAGGGGCGGGAGCAGCTGCGCATCATGACGGCCCGCCGCGTGGCCGGGCGGTGGCAAACGCCGGTGGTGGCATCGTTTTCGGGCCGTTATCGGGACATTGACCCCATCTTGTCGCCCGATGGACGGCGGCTGTTTTTCAACTCCGACCGCCCCGTACAAGGTGACGTCGCCAAAAAGGATTTCGATGTATGGGTACTGGACCGCGACGCGGCTGGCAGCTGGTCGGCGCCGCAGCGCGTGGGGGCGCCGGTTTCGACTGATTCGGTCAGCGAGTTCTATGCCTCGCCTAGCCGGGAAGGCACCCTGTACTTCACCGCCAACCGCAAAGACGGCCGCGGCCGCAACGACCTGTACGTGGCCCGCTGGCAGAAAACCGGCTACGCCGCTCCCGAAAATCTGGCCGGCCTCAACACGGCTGCCTCCGAATCTAACCCCTACATCTCACCCGACGGGAGTATCCTGCTGTTCTTCTCCGACCGGCCCGGCGGGGCCGGCGACTCCGACCTCTATATCAGCTACCGGGAGAAAGGCCAGTGGAGCGCACCGCAAAACCTGGGCAGGGCCGTCAACACCGCCGCCGGCGAGTTTTGCCCCTTTGTTTCGGCCGATGGCAAGACGCTGTACTTCTCGCGCCAGGTGCGCCAGGCCGGCGGTATTGCTGCCGAAAACCTCTACTACATCCGCACCCAAGAGCTGCCCCTAAACGCGAAACGCTGGAAACGGGCGTTCCGGTAG